In Carettochelys insculpta isolate YL-2023 chromosome 3, ASM3395843v1, whole genome shotgun sequence, the genomic stretch CATTCATCTGGCTCATGATTCACTATAATCCAGAGATCCATTTCTGTAATGCTACTTCTTAGGCAGTTGTTTCcgattttgtatgtgtgcaactgattgatTGTTCCTAAGCAGAGTACTTTGTATTTGACCTTTTTGAATTTCAtactatttacttcagaccatttttcaGTTTGTCCTGATCATTTTGAACTTTAATCCTATCTtacaaagtacttgcaacccttcctagtttgatatcatccacaaactttataagtataCTCTCTGTCATTATTTAACTTACTTATAAAGATATTGAACTGAATTCATCCTTGCAGGGCCCCACTCAATATGCCCATCAAGCTTGACTGTGAATCCCTGGTAAATGGATtgaaaactgttcccagagagcaGTTATGGAACCACTTTATATTAGCTCCATCTAAGCTATATTTCCACAGCTTGAGATCAGATGAGATGATATTGAAAatcttactgaagtcaagatatacgACATCTACCACTTTGCCccatccacaaagcttgttaccctgtcaaagaaagctattaaattggtttgacatgatttgttgttAGCAAATCCATGTTAACTTATCTCGCAATTATCTTCTGgtatttgcaaattgattgcttatTCGCTCCATTTTTCTGGGTATTGTAGTTACATTTGACCATGTATTTCTTATTTATTAGCTGAGGAAAGGAAGTCAAGTTGTGGTACTTGTAGCAGATGCTTATTCAAATAAACTCAGTTAACATTTGCTACTATCATTGTTCATCATTCACAGTTTTCTCCATATTGCCAAGGTAATATGAAAACAGACTGTCACTTCTGTCACACTGAAGAGAGGCATACTAAGTCTTACCATAATAAGGAATAACTCATCAATTTAAATTACGATGGATTTAGGGACAGATCAGAAGCTTGTATAACTGTATTAAAGTCAAACTGTACTGATTTAAATGATATAAGGATCTGACATTTAGTTTGGTAAGAACTAGTGTAaaaatttaacttaagaaaagcaTTAAAGCTTACCCCGAAGAACAGTTTAGTTCAGTATTATAGCTATATGTGGTAGCAGGTAGAAATGCAGGACTGagttaattttaaattacttttaatGGAGGAGTAACATTTAAAGGCAGTAAGATAAATGAGGTATCATTAATCTGTAACTGCGCCTTAGGCATTTTCCAAAGTTTATAGAACATAGTCCTGTTTCTGCAAACATAGTCATGCGAATAAAGCAAAGCAAGTATAAACTGTTTACAAAGACAGGGCTTAAGTTTCAAAAATTTCATTTAGAGCAAGGCTTCATTTACAGTGAAATATTTCAGAACTTCAAAATAGGTTTTATTTATGATGGACAAATAAACCTCAAACATTAATGCTTTGGAAATAAAATGGCAGACACCTGCAGATCAGAAGTGGTTGTTTTCAATTATAtgcaaaattactttttaaaaaaacttattCATCAAAACATATTACTAGTGTAAATGTATAACATGATGTATAATTTTAAAGATGCAGCAAGCCAAAAAAAACCTAAAACATCTTGCTATATTTTCTTCTACACTGATAAAGGAAATGAATTCATTTGCAAGCTAATCATCAAAGCAAATTAAATACTGGAATACTGAGTAACTTGAACAGTAATTAACAATGCATGCAGTTTGAAATATGCATTTAAATTTTACATTAAATCAAATCAGCATCCTGACAGTCTCATTTGTTAcactaaaactttgaaatgcacAAGATTAGAGTATATATGAAGCAATCCAGAATGACGACGATGACAATGACGACAACAGCAACAAAATTAGAGACACTTGTATACAAATGTTAAACAAGCAGGCTCACTTTATAGAAATACTCTCTGTTAACTTTTTGTGGTCCCATAGCATAAATGAGCCAAATTCTCTTATTAGCAGTATTGCTAAATAATAAGACATGTATTGCATTTATAGGATAGCACACCTATTATTTCATTAGATGGTAAACATGATTTAGCATGGGAGGATTATCTTCTCTCCCTGTAATCCCTGTTGATAAGGTCTGAATATGATAGGATTAGAACTCTCCAGCCACTCGACTCATATGAAAAAGAACATCTCTTTCCAATTTCCAGTCTGATAAACTGCAGTCAGACAGCTGAACTCTTATAGAAGTAGTTACAAAAGCTATTAAAATGTTTAGCACCTaaaattgttttttgttgttggcaaacAGCCACTTCCTGATAAAGGCAACTACAGAATATTTCACCTAGCAGAAAGGTTGAATATTTCATTACACATTAAATCTACTTGTCTCCAAATATTAAAAAGCACATGTTAAAGATTCACTAGTTTTGCGTATCTTCTCAAACTAGACATAAAGACATTACATTAAACCCTTATggttcttctttttttccaaacagatCTGCTACATTTGTAAGACTCTATTTTACCATgcaatgaaatgaaattaattgcTTTTTGGTATCATCATCAGCTACAGTGATTTAGAATTTCCATTGAAGAGCTAGTAAGGCACCTAAAAAGTTTTCCAGCCTAGCAAATGTGAACTAGATAGGCCCTTCAGAGTGCACATACACTCTTCAGTAAACTAACCTAACTTAGTGTGGTCTCACTCCAATGGTTCACAAATTGTATCATTCTGTATATGCTATTCAATAACATGTGCAACTTGTACACTAGAAAGGTGTATGTTGGAGCAGAACCCTGAGAAAATCAAGTCAAATGGATTTAAAATAACACACATTATTTAATAGTACCAGTTTGAGAAGTTTCAGTACTTCCCTTCAAAGAATTAACCCAGTGAAATCACAATTTTTCTAATACAAATttgcatttatcagaatttttaatataaatacaGTTTGGATTATAAGTGCATGTCATGGGTTGATTGTTACATAATTTAAAAACTAATTTGAAAATTGAACCAAACCTCTAAGACTAGCAATACTCAATACACCAAAACAGTTGCAGGCTTCAAGTTCAAATAATTCCTCATATGGGGCAATGCTTATCCAGTAACTATTAGGCCAAGTTTTTATTCTATTGTAGGTGTTAGATGGTCTATTTTAAGCTTCTATCAGCCTTGTGTACAATTCTCATCATTTCCATTTATCCAGAAACAAATCTGGGCATACTTGAGAGGAGTAATTCGTACTGCTACATTATAATCCTGCTGCACACCATTTACATCCACCCACTGATGACCTGTATAAACAGCAATGATCTTgcgtttccatttcttatttgGATCTTTAAGGCGGAGATAGATTCCAGATCCAATAGAGCCAGGCTCAGCATCACAGTACTGGTAGAAGAGATCATTGGATTCATCCGACACACTACAAAATCGATAGACCAACTGCCCAGATCTATCATTGTCAAATCCAGAAAAGTGAATCATGCTACCAGGCATCTTTCTGATTGTTGGGCTGATTCCCAGCTCCATATATTTCTTTTTGTGAGGGCGTTTGAGCTCGAGAACAGCATAATCATAATCCAGGGAAACATCCCCAGTTACACCTTCAAACCAGCCTTTCGGGATCTGGGTACTCTTTACTCTGGTCCACTGGAAGGAAGGTTTATTATCTGAAGTTCTCCGACTCTTCCCTGTTGCCTTTTGTTTTCTGCCACGTCCTCTGGATTGCTGCCTCAATTCTGTGGCACCCTCACTGTGCTCTCTTGCCACGGAAACATCTCTCTCATTCCTTTGAGCACCTCTGCGTTTCTTGCCATCACCTTTAGATCTCATCTTCAGCAGTCCCACTCTCAGCTTTTTGCTACCCTTGACGTAATCTTTGCCATTATGAATACAGTGAGCAGCAGTTAGAATATGCTTGGGGGAAATAAGAATGCCACTGCAGCCTGTGGAAATCTTCACAGCTGTGCTGAAAGGGAAGTTGGTCGTAAACCGTTTGTCAGAGATGCTGAATCTACTGTCTGTGCCATATATCTGCCTCTTTCTTCTTGAGGACATTCTTGTGGTAGTGTTCTTGGCTGTGTCAGCTGTGAGCCCTACAACATTTACATGAGTCAGGGTCCGTGTGCCATTCTCAAAAACAGTCTCATATGAGAAAATCTCCTTCAGCTCAGACAAACTTGGTCCTGGGTGTTCCCTTTGGCATTCAATTCCACACACATTTCTCAGTTCTAATTTGGCTTTTGCATCAAATTTAGGGCTATCAAGGGAAAAAGTCCTTTCATTCACAATCTGGGGTACCTTCTTTAAGTGCCAGGTGAAATCTTGTTCTGTTTCGGCTCCATCACTGAGATTCAATATGGGAATGGAAAGCATCAGTAACAGCAATATATGCTCCATTGTTTTCATGTATTGCTCTAAAAAAGAACAGACTCAAATTGGTATTTAAAATTTCAATGATCTGATTATATTTAAAAACTTCAGCAATGTAAATATTTCCATCAAGGTCAGTGCAGTAGAATATAAACAccctggtaaaaaaaaaatggaaactcaTTGAATCCATatttatttcctcacattttgaTCTGTATCATTCTACTTCTGTTATCCATTAAATAATAAATTACACCTAGATGTAAATTATAACTTTCAAGAGGCATTTTAAGCAACTAGCCCCATTTTTGCCCTTTGTTCTACTTTAGAAACAAGGCATGGTACAGGCTATAAAGATGCATTTCAAATCCATTAACATCAGGCTCTGTAGAATAGTGCCTTAGTCTAATTTTATTCCTGTTTGTGGGCGAAAACAATCATGGCTGCAAAAATTTTGAAGCTAATATGCAATAAATGCA encodes the following:
- the PRSS35 gene encoding inactive serine protease 35 yields the protein MKTMEHILLLLMLSIPILNLSDGAETEQDFTWHLKKVPQIVNERTFSLDSPKFDAKAKLELRNVCGIECQREHPGPSLSELKEIFSYETVFENGTRTLTHVNVVGLTADTAKNTTTRMSSRRKRQIYGTDSRFSISDKRFTTNFPFSTAVKISTGCSGILISPKHILTAAHCIHNGKDYVKGSKKLRVGLLKMRSKGDGKKRRGAQRNERDVSVAREHSEGATELRQQSRGRGRKQKATGKSRRTSDNKPSFQWTRVKSTQIPKGWFEGVTGDVSLDYDYAVLELKRPHKKKYMELGISPTIRKMPGSMIHFSGFDNDRSGQLVYRFCSVSDESNDLFYQYCDAEPGSIGSGIYLRLKDPNKKWKRKIIAVYTGHQWVDVNGVQQDYNVAVRITPLKYAQICFWINGNDENCTQG